The following are encoded together in the Thermococcus sibiricus MM 739 genome:
- a CDS encoding ABC transporter substrate-binding protein: MAAPVAKPVAAADNDKVLKTVIYSSTGALFMGVWNPSANGYSDTYSRRIADLVFDSGFPYSTEGVPAPYHCHVVEYKKDVTVPNDAVIFNSTTDTWQAAYAGETATTYAKIECDRPYFHDGHKVSAADVMYSFAFEWEWINQDGDDDPYYDAGEADWMIDFMNTILGLKFVEQTDDRMIFEVYHNYYFPASEIMTAAYVVPFTGTPWQLWYAMSELVAHNEKYSWSESTETIEQVDQINPHHAQAIKESLLQVKNSNPIPEYLKPYIEDENAAKAAYDSIANFIDQYGHAVIGQGPYYITDYQPENLYVKLEKFDKWTVPAFPEPGYDVEPYFETIEIYGLQNEDTAILEVAKGTYDVLWYPFAAYRFTGLSEEQKNSIDLYKSTSAFGDLVFNPVHDPDNPYVITVGDKKYFNPFAVRKVRFGLQYLISRAHAVQNIFQGSAGAMYTPWVSSETGYNYVQSVVEAYDLSEQPDEAFALQLIEEGMQEAAQELAEMGYKLEKVDGKWYFEGEPVKIIGLGRSEDERKDIALYVVNEILPKVGIESEANIVDRRTASGMVYTSDPSSYQWNFYTEGWVSSTNVKFSISRIIQYYSSIWYAPGFVGWKWSPKNTERVTLEEVLKYLGDGDIQKGIDALGLDYYTTTDKIQPLLNWTADDFAVVIYAGENNDVKMDNEDKYWDFNRLGTAIGIYESYRVFLYENWEFYAVNKRVKINIVDPVAGLAASWSLRSAKPTTSTTETTSSTETTSTTETTSSTETTSTTETTSSTETTTEGGICGPAAILALAVIPLLLRKRK, encoded by the coding sequence ATAGCAGCTCCAGTAGCTAAACCAGTTGCTGCAGCAGATAATGATAAAGTCCTAAAGACTGTTATATACTCCTCAACTGGCGCCCTCTTCATGGGCGTCTGGAACCCAAGCGCTAACGGTTACAGTGACACTTATTCAAGGAGAATTGCCGACTTAGTTTTTGACAGTGGTTTCCCCTATAGTACTGAGGGAGTTCCTGCCCCCTACCACTGTCACGTAGTTGAATACAAGAAGGACGTAACCGTGCCAAATGATGCAGTCATATTCAACTCAACAACCGATACTTGGCAAGCAGCTTATGCAGGCGAAACTGCAACTACTTACGCAAAGATCGAGTGTGACAGGCCCTACTTCCACGATGGCCACAAGGTCAGTGCCGCCGACGTCATGTACAGCTTTGCATTTGAGTGGGAGTGGATCAACCAAGACGGCGATGACGACCCATACTACGACGCCGGCGAAGCCGACTGGATGATTGACTTCATGAATACCATCCTCGGTTTAAAGTTCGTCGAACAAACCGATGATAGGATGATATTCGAAGTCTACCACAATTACTACTTCCCTGCAAGTGAAATAATGACTGCCGCTTATGTTGTTCCATTCACTGGAACACCATGGCAACTCTGGTACGCAATGAGCGAGCTTGTCGCTCACAACGAGAAGTACTCTTGGAGTGAGTCGACTGAAACTATTGAGCAAGTGGATCAGATCAACCCGCACCATGCTCAAGCCATAAAAGAGTCTCTACTTCAAGTTAAGAATAGCAACCCAATTCCCGAATACCTCAAGCCATACATTGAGGATGAGAACGCTGCCAAGGCTGCTTATGATTCCATAGCTAACTTCATTGACCAGTATGGCCATGCAGTTATCGGTCAAGGCCCATACTACATAACAGATTACCAGCCAGAGAACCTCTACGTAAAGCTCGAAAAGTTCGACAAGTGGACCGTCCCGGCCTTTCCAGAGCCGGGATACGACGTTGAACCATACTTTGAAACCATTGAAATTTATGGTCTGCAGAATGAAGACACTGCTATCCTTGAGGTCGCTAAGGGAACTTACGACGTCCTCTGGTACCCATTCGCAGCATATAGGTTTACCGGCCTCAGCGAAGAGCAAAAGAATAGTATTGACCTTTACAAGAGTACTTCCGCATTTGGTGACCTCGTCTTCAACCCAGTCCACGACCCAGACAACCCGTACGTGATTACCGTTGGTGACAAGAAGTACTTCAACCCGTTTGCAGTTAGAAAGGTTAGATTCGGGTTACAATATCTGATAAGTAGAGCTCACGCTGTTCAGAACATCTTCCAAGGTAGTGCGGGTGCAATGTACACTCCATGGGTCTCCAGTGAGACTGGTTACAATTACGTTCAATCAGTTGTCGAAGCTTACGACCTCTCTGAACAACCCGATGAAGCGTTCGCACTTCAACTGATTGAGGAAGGAATGCAAGAGGCCGCCCAAGAACTCGCTGAGATGGGGTACAAACTCGAAAAGGTTGATGGCAAGTGGTACTTCGAGGGCGAACCCGTGAAGATCATTGGCCTCGGTCGTAGCGAGGACGAAAGAAAAGACATTGCTCTATATGTAGTTAATGAAATTCTACCAAAGGTAGGTATTGAATCAGAAGCCAACATTGTGGACAGAAGAACTGCTTCAGGAATGGTCTACACCAGTGACCCGAGCTCATACCAGTGGAACTTCTACACTGAGGGTTGGGTTTCCTCAACTAACGTCAAGTTTTCAATAAGCAGAATCATCCAGTATTACTCGAGCATCTGGTATGCTCCAGGTTTCGTTGGATGGAAGTGGAGCCCGAAAAACACCGAGAGGGTTACCCTTGAGGAAGTCCTCAAGTACCTCGGTGATGGAGACATTCAAAAAGGTATTGACGCTCTTGGACTGGATTATTACACTACCACTGATAAAATCCAACCACTTCTTAACTGGACTGCTGACGACTTTGCCGTTGTTATATACGCTGGTGAAAACAATGACGTGAAGATGGATAATGAGGACAAGTATTGGGATTTCAACAGGCTCGGCACTGCAATCGGTATCTACGAGAGCTACAGAGTCTTCCTCTACGAGAACTGGGAGTTCTACGCTGTGAACAAGAGAGTTAAGATTAACATCGTTGACCCAGTTGCAGGTCTTGCCGCATCTTGGTCTCTCAGAAGTGCCAAGCCAACAACCAGCACTACTGAGACTACAAGTAGCACCGAAACTACAAGTACTACTGAGACTACAAGTAGCACCGAAACTACAAGTACTACTGAGACTACAAGTAGCACCGAAACTACAACTGAGGGAGGAATCTGCGGTCCAGCGGCAATCTTGGCCCTTGCAGTTATCCCCCTCCTTCTCAGAAAGAGGAAGTGA
- a CDS encoding zinc finger domain-containing protein: protein MTESIPVCTSCGKEITPREHATHFICPNCGEEVIWRCESCRVLGVTYKCPKCGWEGP from the coding sequence ATGACAGAGAGTATACCTGTATGCACATCATGTGGAAAGGAAATAACACCGAGAGAACACGCTACCCATTTTATATGTCCGAACTGTGGGGAAGAAGTAATATGGAGATGTGAAAGCTGCCGCGTATTGGGAGTCACATACAAATGCCCCAAATGTGGATGGGAAGGGCCTTGA
- a CDS encoding elongation factor 1-beta, whose product MSDFNLVGVIKVMPTDPEINLDELEGALKKTLEEKFGGKYGLSKIDREPIAFGLVALKVYVLGKDAEGYSFDEVTDAFREVENVESAEVETISRF is encoded by the coding sequence ATGAGCGATTTCAATTTAGTTGGAGTTATTAAGGTCATGCCTACAGACCCGGAGATAAACCTCGATGAACTCGAAGGAGCTCTCAAAAAGACTCTTGAAGAGAAGTTTGGAGGCAAATACGGGCTTTCAAAAATTGATAGGGAGCCAATAGCCTTTGGACTTGTTGCACTTAAAGTCTATGTGCTTGGAAAGGATGCTGAAGGGTATTCATTTGATGAAGTGACCGATGCTTTCAGAGAAGTCGAGAATGTAGAAAGTGCAGAAGTTGAAACCATTTCAAGATTCTGA